The proteins below are encoded in one region of Pelagicoccus sp. SDUM812003:
- a CDS encoding protein phosphatase 2C domain-containing protein, producing the protein MSDSKTTDSSEPSPIGELRWDGMTHPGRFRKNNEDAFLALTFDALQVRYLGKSGESATETGDFVFAVSDGMGGAKSGEFASRIAVQKITELLPKSFNLGALGVDRGFSDILVELFQRIHKEMTQMSAYYEECRGMGATLSLGWFSPGMMHFCHIGDSRIYYLPSVGGLKQITEDHTHVGWLQRSGQINEREARNHPERNQLQQVLGGKCRQIAPQVGSVVVEPGDRFLFCSDGVMDGVWDRRIEELLRQPPPRFAELRPAERLIKDSMEESGRDNITALVVEVA; encoded by the coding sequence ATGAGCGACTCAAAGACGACTGATTCGTCTGAACCTTCTCCAATCGGGGAGCTGCGATGGGATGGCATGACCCACCCGGGGCGCTTCCGCAAAAACAATGAGGACGCCTTCCTGGCCTTGACCTTCGACGCCTTGCAGGTGCGCTACCTTGGCAAGTCGGGGGAGTCGGCTACGGAGACCGGGGATTTCGTCTTCGCGGTCAGCGACGGGATGGGCGGAGCCAAGTCCGGCGAGTTCGCCAGTCGCATCGCGGTGCAGAAGATCACCGAGCTGCTGCCGAAGAGCTTCAATCTCGGGGCGCTGGGCGTGGACCGCGGCTTTTCCGACATCCTGGTGGAGCTCTTTCAGCGTATCCATAAAGAGATGACGCAGATGTCCGCCTACTACGAGGAGTGCCGAGGCATGGGAGCGACGCTGAGCTTGGGATGGTTTTCCCCGGGAATGATGCATTTTTGCCATATAGGCGACAGTCGCATCTACTATTTGCCGAGCGTGGGTGGCTTGAAGCAGATCACCGAGGATCATACCCATGTGGGCTGGTTGCAGCGAAGCGGTCAGATCAACGAGCGCGAGGCTCGCAACCATCCTGAGCGCAACCAGCTGCAGCAGGTGCTCGGTGGAAAGTGCCGCCAGATCGCGCCTCAAGTCGGATCGGTGGTGGTGGAGCCGGGAGATCGTTTCCTCTTCTGCAGCGACGGGGTGATGGATGGCGTTTGGGATCGTCGCATCGAGGAGCTGCTGCGCCAGCCGCCACCGCGGTTCGCGGAGCTTCGTCCGGCCGAGCGCCTGATCAAGGACTCCATGGAAGAAAGCGGACGGGACAACATCACGGCGCTCGTGGTCGAGGTGGCCTAG
- a CDS encoding serine/threonine protein phosphatase → MQEIKDTQRAAVRIGFDGRVHKRYKGPLAEKRYENEVRVLKYLEEKGCDFVPKLLEEHPEELYIVTTNCGHIVSRISKEKEKAVFDSLERFGVKHDDAFQRNITYSPHLGKFCVIDFEFAIILETGEGLTLKEAVEERAGNYERLKDD, encoded by the coding sequence ATGCAAGAGATCAAAGATACGCAGCGCGCCGCGGTCCGAATCGGCTTCGACGGTCGCGTGCACAAGCGCTATAAAGGACCGCTCGCCGAGAAGCGTTACGAGAACGAAGTTAGAGTTCTCAAATACTTGGAGGAGAAGGGCTGCGACTTCGTGCCCAAGCTCCTGGAGGAGCATCCCGAGGAGCTTTACATCGTCACCACCAACTGCGGGCACATCGTTTCGCGAATCTCCAAGGAAAAGGAAAAGGCGGTTTTCGATTCGCTGGAGCGCTTTGGAGTGAAGCATGACGACGCCTTCCAAAGAAATATTACCTACAGCCCGCATCTAGGGAAGTTTTGCGTGATCGATTTTGAATTCGCCATCATCTTGGAAACGGGCGAGGGCCTTACGCTAAAGGAAGCAGTAGAAGAACGAGCTGGAAATTATGAGCGACTCAAAGACGACTGA
- a CDS encoding glutamine synthetase beta-grasp domain-containing protein produces the protein MAKFKFEYIWLDGYTPVPNLRGKTRLGDKAPESIDDLPLWGFDGSSTKQAEGSSSDCVLKPVAFYPDAARGDNAYIVMCEVMMPDGETPHPSNHRATIEDDEDTWFGLEQEYFLFQDGRPLGWPENGYPSPQGEYYTGVGYQNVGSVAREIVEEHLDLCLAAGINHEGINAEVAKGQWEFQVFAKGSKKCADDIWVARYLLLRLCEKYEIDVEWHCKPFQGDWNGSGMHCNFSTKYMREVGGKAYFLKLMDAFEKNKDEHIAAYGPDNHLRLTGLHETQSIDKFSWGVADRGASIRVPHSFVKNDKYQGYLEDRRPNSQGDPYQICSRVLKTIAEVPTT, from the coding sequence ATGGCTAAATTCAAATTCGAATACATCTGGCTCGATGGCTACACCCCCGTGCCAAATCTTCGTGGAAAGACCCGTCTCGGCGACAAGGCTCCCGAGAGCATCGACGACCTCCCACTTTGGGGCTTCGACGGTAGCTCGACCAAGCAGGCGGAAGGCAGTAGCTCTGACTGCGTGCTCAAGCCAGTAGCATTTTACCCGGACGCGGCTCGCGGCGACAACGCCTACATCGTGATGTGCGAAGTCATGATGCCAGACGGCGAGACCCCTCATCCGTCCAACCACCGCGCCACCATCGAAGACGACGAAGATACCTGGTTCGGTCTCGAGCAGGAGTACTTCCTCTTCCAAGACGGTCGCCCTCTCGGCTGGCCCGAAAACGGCTATCCGTCTCCACAAGGTGAATACTACACCGGCGTCGGCTACCAGAACGTGGGCAGCGTGGCTCGCGAAATCGTGGAAGAGCACCTCGACCTCTGTCTCGCAGCCGGCATCAACCACGAAGGCATCAACGCCGAAGTGGCCAAGGGCCAGTGGGAGTTCCAGGTATTCGCCAAGGGCTCCAAGAAGTGCGCCGACGACATTTGGGTCGCTCGCTACCTCCTTCTCCGCCTCTGCGAAAAGTACGAGATCGACGTCGAGTGGCATTGCAAGCCCTTCCAAGGCGACTGGAACGGCTCCGGCATGCACTGCAACTTCTCCACCAAGTACATGCGCGAAGTTGGCGGCAAGGCCTACTTCCTCAAGCTCATGGACGCGTTCGAAAAGAACAAGGACGAGCACATCGCAGCCTACGGTCCAGACAATCACCTCCGCCTCACCGGTCTCCACGAAACGCAGTCCATCGACAAGTTCTCCTGGGGTGTTGCGGACCGCGGCGCTTCCATCCGCGTGCCACACAGCTTCGTCAAGAACGACAAGTATCAGGGCTACCTCGAAGATCGCCGTCCGAACTCTCAGGGCGACCCGTACCAGATCTGCTCCCGCGTTCTCAAGACCATCGCGGAAGTCCCAACGACATAA
- a CDS encoding acyl-CoA thioesterase yields MASDFTLEKELAFHETDMAGIAHFSNFFRWMEMTEHAFLKSLGVAPVVQEGERFWGWPRVRASCEYHSPIRYGERFDCHLFVKEIKPKAVVYFFRFRKRLDGGEMEPLAKGEMTSVYAGFDVPEQSMKALDLQEALLEKIEVASPEAMKAARFRRLQPGE; encoded by the coding sequence ATGGCATCGGATTTTACGCTAGAGAAGGAGTTGGCTTTCCACGAAACGGATATGGCGGGCATCGCCCACTTTTCCAACTTCTTTCGATGGATGGAGATGACCGAGCACGCATTTCTCAAGTCGCTGGGGGTCGCTCCGGTCGTGCAGGAGGGCGAGCGTTTCTGGGGCTGGCCGCGGGTGCGAGCCAGCTGCGAGTATCATAGCCCCATTCGTTATGGTGAGCGCTTCGATTGCCATCTGTTTGTGAAGGAGATAAAGCCTAAGGCGGTGGTATATTTCTTTCGCTTTCGCAAACGCCTAGATGGTGGCGAAATGGAGCCGCTCGCCAAGGGCGAGATGACCAGCGTGTATGCGGGGTTTGACGTACCGGAGCAGTCCATGAAGGCCTTGGACTTGCAGGAAGCGCTTTTAGAGAAGATCGAAGTGGCCAGTCCCGAGGCCATGAAAGCGGCCCGCTTCAGGCGCCTGCAGCCGGGGGAGTGA
- a CDS encoding HDOD domain-containing protein has protein sequence MNTISPIDLKNAAKQLPPSPRIFGKLGRLLKDPETDLNDITNLVNADSSLTAQVLRLSNSAMYSMGMSVDTLEEAINRIGFRELYKLVGIAASSQIFSEHNATYNISGAALWENSLACSIGMELLARKTGMDEQEAYTIGLLRNMGKMVINHCVQDDERFPRYEASNTQPLIDWEESNFGITNPSVAGFILVSWNFTEESSQTIQYQYTPEAAPRKLPLIALLNLSNCLAERIGRGIRGESVYWANWQEQLPRTGLSTEELDETETELVQTLEKVVHAFD, from the coding sequence ATGAACACCATTTCGCCCATCGATCTCAAAAACGCCGCGAAACAGCTGCCCCCCTCCCCGCGCATTTTCGGCAAATTGGGCAGACTCCTCAAGGACCCCGAGACCGACCTCAACGACATCACCAACCTGGTAAATGCCGACTCCTCGCTGACCGCTCAAGTGCTGCGCCTCAGCAATAGCGCCATGTACTCCATGGGCATGTCCGTCGACACCTTGGAGGAAGCCATCAATCGCATCGGCTTCCGCGAGCTCTACAAGCTCGTAGGCATCGCGGCCAGCAGCCAGATTTTCTCCGAACACAACGCCACCTACAACATCTCCGGCGCCGCCTTGTGGGAAAACTCCCTCGCCTGCAGCATCGGCATGGAGCTGCTCGCCCGCAAGACCGGCATGGACGAGCAGGAGGCCTACACCATCGGCCTGCTGCGCAACATGGGCAAGATGGTCATCAACCACTGCGTTCAGGACGACGAGCGCTTCCCGCGCTACGAAGCGAGCAACACCCAGCCGCTCATCGATTGGGAGGAGAGCAACTTTGGCATCACCAACCCATCGGTCGCCGGCTTCATTCTCGTATCCTGGAACTTCACCGAGGAAAGCTCCCAAACGATTCAATACCAGTACACTCCCGAAGCCGCTCCGAGAAAGCTGCCGCTCATCGCCCTGCTCAACCTCTCCAACTGCCTAGCGGAGCGCATCGGACGCGGTATCCGTGGAGAGTCCGTGTACTGGGCCAATTGGCAGGAACAGCTGCCCCGCACCGGGCTGTCCACCGAGGAGCTTGATGAAACGGAAACCGAGCTAGTGCAGACCTTGGAAAAAGTGGTGCACGCCTTCGACTAG
- a CDS encoding GNAT family N-acetyltransferase has protein sequence MKLARLEATDLSDRRKAAVLELWQSVWPQKGATERSFEQRFADRWSPTPGERESEAFHLVELHGELAAVSRSFAREIAFLDGERREKVLALASVCSDPALRGKGYGRLVVEDAFARMREDGFRWCLFQTGVPDFYRKLGAKLVQNRFVNSFSSQDPEASPWWDAYVMVYGEVELWLEGRVDLRGPGY, from the coding sequence ATGAAGCTCGCGCGTCTCGAAGCGACTGATCTCTCGGACCGCCGCAAGGCTGCGGTCTTGGAACTCTGGCAGAGCGTCTGGCCTCAGAAGGGCGCCACGGAGCGCTCGTTTGAGCAGCGCTTCGCGGATCGATGGTCGCCCACGCCGGGAGAACGAGAGAGCGAAGCGTTTCATCTGGTGGAGCTGCATGGCGAATTGGCGGCGGTCAGCCGAAGTTTCGCCCGCGAGATCGCGTTCCTTGACGGCGAACGCCGGGAAAAGGTGCTCGCTTTGGCGAGCGTTTGCAGCGATCCGGCTCTGAGAGGGAAAGGCTACGGCCGCCTGGTGGTGGAGGACGCGTTCGCCCGCATGCGGGAAGATGGCTTTCGCTGGTGCCTCTTCCAAACCGGCGTTCCGGATTTCTATCGGAAACTGGGAGCGAAACTGGTCCAGAATCGCTTTGTTAATTCCTTCTCCAGTCAGGATCCGGAAGCGTCTCCATGGTGGGATGCGTACGTCATGGTCTATGGAGAGGTGGAGCTATGGCTGGAAGGTCGAGTTGACTTGCGAGGTCCAGGCTATTGA
- a CDS encoding nucleoside 2-deoxyribosyltransferase, whose protein sequence is MDTKNVYLAGCLFDLRHLAGNALLGQRIEERSEGRYAMYLPQDYEPPELDAKSIRDSDFEGLLGCDAAVFQFDGSELDSGTVAEFMAAKFADIPSVLLRTDFRRGGDRNAEPWNLMCSFYPRTSSLVVDAMSLYIKRDHRSIGGVKASELAIDELAQMTIEALDEAIAMDPVEVDFEADRKTALKRLLGM, encoded by the coding sequence ATGGATACGAAAAACGTTTATTTGGCAGGCTGTCTCTTCGACCTGCGACATTTGGCGGGAAACGCCCTGTTGGGCCAAAGGATAGAAGAGCGATCCGAAGGTCGCTACGCTATGTATTTGCCGCAGGACTACGAGCCGCCGGAACTGGATGCGAAATCGATCCGAGATAGCGATTTCGAGGGCTTGCTCGGCTGCGACGCCGCAGTCTTTCAATTCGATGGCTCGGAGCTGGATTCCGGCACGGTGGCCGAGTTCATGGCGGCCAAGTTCGCCGATATCCCAAGCGTGCTGTTGCGTACGGACTTTCGTCGCGGTGGCGATCGAAACGCTGAGCCGTGGAATCTGATGTGTAGTTTCTATCCTAGGACAAGCTCTCTGGTGGTCGATGCCATGTCGCTTTACATCAAGCGCGATCATCGATCGATCGGTGGCGTCAAGGCGTCGGAGCTGGCGATCGACGAACTGGCTCAGATGACCATAGAGGCCCTGGATGAAGCGATCGCGATGGATCCGGTGGAGGTGGACTTCGAGGCGGATCGAAAAACGGCCCTCAAGCGCTTGCTGGGCATGTAG
- a CDS encoding nucleoside transporter C-terminal domain-containing protein, giving the protein MDTLLTLLRALIGIAGLLSLCWFVSEDRRRIDWKLVGSGIALQIVLALLILKVPFIHAGVAAVSSFFRRLIGFSDDGAEMVFGSMPSDVPVFGMAWTVLSAIVFFSAFSAILYHLKVLQVIVYVFAWLLSKALKLSGAESLAAAANVFIGQTEAPLVVRPYLKNMTRSEINSLMTGGMATIAGGVLAIYMSALGGDDPAQVEAFGKHLLTASILSAPAALVAAKIIAPQTESVDGQVAFPKEKEYDDLLDAATKGTSDGLKLALNVAAMLIAFTGLVALLDYAIGSWIGEWTGLNAWVASATDGKFDAFDFSFIIGVASAPFAWLLGVPNGDLLVVGQLLGERLVFNELFAYLHFAELKSGGALEDGKSILILTYALCGFANIASIGIQVGGISALEPSQRGNLLRYGFRALVGGMVACYLTAIIASTIQSGIY; this is encoded by the coding sequence ATGGATACGCTTTTGACGCTTCTTCGGGCACTGATTGGAATAGCGGGGCTGCTCTCGCTTTGCTGGTTCGTTAGCGAGGATCGGCGTCGCATCGACTGGAAGCTGGTGGGTTCGGGAATCGCCCTGCAAATTGTACTGGCTTTGCTGATACTGAAGGTGCCTTTCATTCACGCGGGCGTGGCGGCTGTATCCAGTTTCTTCCGTCGCTTGATCGGATTCAGCGACGATGGGGCGGAGATGGTTTTCGGCAGCATGCCGAGCGACGTACCGGTCTTCGGCATGGCCTGGACGGTGCTTTCGGCGATCGTGTTCTTCTCCGCCTTTTCCGCCATCCTATATCATTTGAAGGTCCTGCAAGTGATCGTCTACGTCTTCGCCTGGCTGCTCAGCAAGGCCTTGAAGCTTTCGGGGGCGGAGAGTCTGGCCGCTGCAGCCAATGTTTTCATCGGGCAGACCGAAGCGCCTCTGGTGGTGAGACCGTATTTGAAAAACATGACGCGTTCCGAGATCAACTCGCTCATGACGGGCGGGATGGCGACGATCGCGGGAGGCGTGCTGGCCATCTACATGTCGGCCCTAGGGGGCGATGACCCGGCTCAGGTGGAGGCTTTCGGCAAGCATTTGCTGACCGCTTCCATTCTCAGCGCTCCGGCGGCCCTGGTGGCGGCCAAGATCATCGCTCCGCAGACGGAAAGCGTGGATGGACAGGTCGCCTTTCCCAAGGAAAAGGAGTACGACGATTTGCTCGATGCCGCCACCAAGGGGACCTCGGATGGCCTCAAGCTGGCTCTGAACGTGGCGGCCATGCTGATCGCTTTCACCGGGCTGGTCGCCTTGCTCGATTACGCCATCGGGTCGTGGATCGGCGAGTGGACCGGACTCAATGCCTGGGTCGCTTCGGCGACCGATGGAAAGTTCGACGCCTTCGACTTCAGTTTCATCATCGGCGTGGCGAGCGCCCCGTTCGCCTGGCTGCTTGGGGTGCCCAACGGGGATCTTCTGGTGGTGGGGCAGTTGCTTGGGGAGCGGCTTGTCTTCAACGAGCTCTTCGCCTATCTGCATTTCGCGGAGCTTAAAAGCGGTGGAGCGCTCGAAGATGGAAAGTCGATTTTGATTCTGACCTACGCTCTTTGCGGCTTCGCCAACATCGCATCCATCGGCATCCAAGTTGGCGGAATATCGGCCTTGGAGCCGAGCCAGCGCGGCAACCTGCTACGCTACGGATTTCGCGCCCTGGTCGGCGGCATGGTCGCCTGCTACCTCACCGCCATCATCGCCTCGACGATCCAATCAGGCATCTATTAG
- the malQ gene encoding 4-alpha-glucanotransferase translates to MKDPLFNWLDHRAAGVLLHPTSLPGEYGVGTFNNHCFEFIDFLAEAGFKYWQICPLGPTSYGDSPYQSFSSFAGNPYLISLNALEAKSLLDHEILEELKILPNGFVDYGGLFMSKWPVLDAVYETFVRGKKKIRPYGSFSAYKKKNADWLEPYAYFQALKGHCKGQPWYHWPEDLRSFASAVKSPLRKKLERAVDAQMFYQYLFEGQWKLVRRYAETHGVSIIGDIPIFVALDSADVWQNPEYFQLDGKTSLPTAVAGCPPDYFSDDGQLWGNPLYDWDTLAKDDYSWWIRRFKRSFELYDVVRIDHFRGFDSYWSIPYGSETARTGEWVAGPGIDFFKAIKKKIRNCKLIAEDLGDLTDAVRELRRDTGLPGMAILQFAFGGEGDNFYLPHNHQANCVLYPGTHDNNTTLGWYAEASEEVRDHVRRYFNIDGSEVGWDLLRSCYKSVPRLAIVPFQDILSLGSEARFNTPGNAGGNWGWRYLPHQIREVRGGTAAYLKELSELYYRTGLPAVNTI, encoded by the coding sequence GTGAAAGATCCATTGTTCAACTGGCTCGACCATCGAGCTGCTGGCGTTCTGCTGCACCCGACCTCGCTCCCTGGCGAATACGGCGTCGGCACCTTCAACAATCATTGCTTCGAGTTCATCGACTTCCTCGCCGAAGCTGGTTTCAAGTACTGGCAGATCTGCCCGCTCGGTCCCACCAGCTACGGCGACTCCCCCTACCAGTCCTTCTCCTCCTTCGCGGGAAACCCGTATTTGATCTCGCTCAACGCCCTGGAAGCCAAGAGCTTGCTGGACCACGAGATACTGGAGGAGCTAAAGATCCTGCCAAACGGGTTCGTGGACTACGGTGGATTGTTTATGAGCAAATGGCCCGTTCTGGACGCGGTCTACGAAACGTTCGTGCGCGGAAAGAAGAAAATCCGTCCCTACGGATCCTTCTCCGCCTACAAGAAGAAAAACGCCGATTGGCTGGAGCCCTACGCCTACTTCCAAGCGTTGAAGGGCCACTGCAAAGGCCAGCCCTGGTACCACTGGCCGGAGGACCTTCGCTCCTTCGCTTCAGCCGTAAAAAGCCCGCTACGCAAGAAGTTGGAGCGCGCGGTCGACGCCCAGATGTTCTATCAATACCTCTTCGAGGGCCAATGGAAGCTAGTGAGACGCTACGCCGAGACGCATGGCGTTTCCATCATCGGCGACATCCCCATCTTCGTAGCCCTCGACAGCGCCGACGTCTGGCAGAACCCGGAGTACTTCCAGCTCGATGGCAAAACCAGTCTCCCCACCGCGGTCGCGGGCTGTCCGCCAGACTACTTTTCCGACGACGGTCAGCTTTGGGGGAACCCGCTCTACGATTGGGACACCCTGGCCAAGGACGACTACTCCTGGTGGATCCGTCGCTTCAAGCGCTCCTTCGAGCTCTACGACGTGGTACGCATCGACCATTTCCGCGGATTCGATTCGTATTGGAGCATCCCCTACGGCTCCGAAACCGCCCGGACGGGCGAATGGGTAGCCGGACCAGGCATCGATTTCTTCAAAGCCATCAAAAAGAAGATTCGAAACTGCAAGCTCATCGCAGAAGACCTGGGAGACCTCACCGACGCGGTGCGCGAGCTGCGCCGCGACACGGGCCTGCCGGGCATGGCCATCCTGCAATTCGCTTTCGGAGGTGAAGGCGACAATTTCTACCTGCCTCACAATCACCAGGCCAATTGCGTCCTGTATCCAGGCACTCACGACAACAACACCACCCTCGGCTGGTACGCGGAAGCTTCCGAGGAGGTGCGAGACCACGTGCGCCGTTACTTCAACATAGACGGATCCGAAGTCGGCTGGGACCTGCTGCGAAGCTGCTACAAGAGCGTCCCCCGACTGGCCATCGTACCCTTCCAAGACATCCTCAGCCTCGGCTCGGAAGCTCGTTTCAACACGCCAGGCAACGCAGGCGGAAACTGGGGCTGGCGCTACCTGCCCCATCAGATCCGTGAGGTAAGAGGTGGCACGGCAGCCTATTTGAAAGAACTTTCAGAACTCTACTACCGCACCGGCCTGCCCGCGGTGAATACCATCTAG
- the pflB gene encoding formate C-acetyltransferase, whose translation MSIIEKNQSKSEVAKGSSGQKAWRDFKSGEWQDAIDVRDFIQTNYKPYTEDYSFLSGPTARTEKLWEELKVLLKQERDAGGVLDADDKVVGTVASHGAGYINKDLEQVVGVQTDKPLKRAMLPYGGYRIAQKALQAHGRDMDPDTLEIFQKHRKTHNDGVFACYTDEIRKARSAGIVTGLPDGYGRGRIIGDYRRVALYGVDRLIKDKMDTFKSSDSEDFSEDWVREREEIQDQIKALKDLKTMAAAYGFDISNPAKNAREAVQWTYFAYLGAVKDQNGAAMSFGRTASFFDIYFERDFAEGTLTEEEAQEIIDHLVMKMRIVRFIRTTDYDALFSGDPTWVTESIGGMGEDGRTLVTKSSFRVLQTLYNLGPAPEPNLTVLWSESLPQGFKDYCSKVSIETSSIQYENDDLMRPYWGDDYGIACCVSAMRIGKQMQFFGARANLAKAILYSINGGVDEKSGKQVAPPSEPFKGDYLEYDDLVERFDKMMDWLAKTYVKALNIIHYMHDKYSPENIMMALHDRVVFRTMACGIAGLSVAADSFSAVKNAKVKVIRNEQGIAVDYEVIGDYPKYGNNDDSVDAIANKLVETFMDKVRAQPTYRNSVPTQSVLTITSNVVYGQKTGSTPDGRKAGEPFAPGANPMHGRDTKGAVASMASVAKLPYEHSQDGISYTFSIVPKALGKTSSERISNLSNLLDGYFAEKGHHINVNVFEKETLMDAMEHPEKYPQLTVRVSGYAVNFIKLTREQQLDVITRTFHERF comes from the coding sequence ATGTCTATCATAGAAAAAAATCAGTCTAAATCCGAAGTGGCAAAGGGCTCCTCAGGCCAAAAAGCCTGGAGAGATTTCAAGTCGGGAGAGTGGCAGGACGCCATCGACGTCCGCGACTTCATCCAGACGAACTACAAGCCCTACACCGAGGACTATTCATTTCTATCGGGCCCGACAGCCCGCACCGAAAAGCTCTGGGAGGAACTCAAGGTTCTTCTCAAGCAGGAGCGCGACGCGGGTGGCGTTCTCGATGCGGATGACAAGGTCGTGGGAACCGTAGCTTCCCATGGGGCTGGCTACATCAACAAGGATCTGGAGCAGGTCGTTGGCGTGCAGACGGACAAGCCGCTCAAGCGCGCCATGCTGCCCTACGGCGGCTACCGCATCGCCCAAAAAGCCTTGCAGGCCCACGGTCGCGACATGGATCCCGACACCCTCGAGATATTCCAAAAGCACCGCAAGACGCACAATGATGGCGTCTTCGCGTGCTACACCGATGAGATCCGCAAGGCTCGCAGCGCCGGCATCGTGACCGGTCTACCCGACGGTTATGGCCGCGGACGCATCATCGGCGACTATCGTCGCGTGGCCCTCTACGGCGTGGATCGTCTCATCAAGGACAAGATGGATACCTTCAAGTCCTCCGACAGCGAAGACTTCAGCGAAGACTGGGTGCGCGAACGTGAAGAGATCCAAGACCAGATCAAGGCCCTCAAGGATCTCAAGACCATGGCGGCCGCCTACGGATTCGACATCTCGAACCCCGCCAAGAACGCTCGCGAAGCCGTCCAGTGGACCTACTTCGCCTATCTCGGCGCGGTGAAGGACCAAAACGGAGCCGCCATGTCCTTTGGCCGCACCGCCTCCTTCTTCGACATCTACTTCGAGCGCGACTTCGCTGAAGGCACCCTCACCGAAGAGGAAGCTCAGGAGATCATCGACCACTTGGTCATGAAGATGCGCATCGTGCGCTTCATCCGCACCACCGACTACGACGCCCTCTTCTCCGGCGACCCGACCTGGGTGACCGAAAGCATCGGCGGCATGGGCGAGGACGGACGCACCTTGGTCACCAAGAGCAGCTTCCGCGTTCTGCAGACCCTTTACAACCTCGGCCCGGCCCCCGAGCCAAACCTCACCGTGCTCTGGTCTGAAAGCCTTCCTCAAGGCTTCAAGGACTACTGCTCCAAGGTCTCTATCGAAACCAGCTCCATCCAGTACGAAAACGACGACCTGATGCGTCCGTACTGGGGCGACGACTACGGCATCGCCTGCTGCGTTTCCGCCATGCGTATCGGCAAGCAGATGCAGTTCTTCGGCGCTCGGGCAAACCTGGCCAAAGCCATACTCTACTCCATCAACGGCGGCGTTGACGAAAAGAGCGGCAAGCAGGTCGCGCCTCCGAGCGAGCCGTTCAAGGGCGACTACCTCGAATACGACGATCTGGTCGAGCGCTTCGACAAGATGATGGACTGGCTGGCCAAGACCTACGTCAAGGCCCTCAACATCATCCACTATATGCACGACAAGTACTCTCCGGAAAACATCATGATGGCGCTGCACGACCGCGTCGTCTTCCGGACCATGGCTTGCGGCATCGCCGGTCTCTCCGTCGCGGCCGACTCCTTCTCCGCGGTCAAGAACGCCAAGGTCAAGGTCATCCGCAACGAGCAGGGCATCGCTGTCGACTACGAAGTCATCGGCGACTACCCGAAGTATGGCAACAATGACGACAGCGTCGACGCCATCGCCAACAAGCTGGTGGAAACCTTCATGGACAAGGTCCGGGCTCAGCCGACCTACCGCAACTCGGTTCCCACCCAGTCCGTTCTGACGATCACGTCCAATGTGGTCTACGGACAGAAGACCGGCAGCACTCCTGACGGTCGCAAGGCGGGCGAGCCCTTCGCTCCTGGAGCCAACCCGATGCACGGCCGCGACACCAAAGGCGCCGTCGCCTCCATGGCTTCCGTAGCCAAGCTCCCGTACGAGCACTCGCAGGACGGGATTTCCTACACCTTCTCCATCGTGCCGAAGGCCCTCGGCAAAACCTCGAGCGAACGCATCAGCAACCTAAGCAACCTGCTTGACGGCTACTTCGCCGAAAAGGGACATCACATCAATGTGAACGTCTTCGAGAAGGAAACGCTGATGGACGCCATGGAGCATCCGGAAAAGTATCCGCAGCTCACGGTACGCGTATCTGGCTACGCGGTGAACTTCATCAAGCTGACGCGTGAGCAGCAGCTGGATGTCATCACCCGCACCTTCCACGAACGCTTCTAA